In one window of Camelina sativa cultivar DH55 chromosome 15, Cs, whole genome shotgun sequence DNA:
- the LOC104748933 gene encoding diacylglycerol O-acyltransferase 1-like, producing MAILDSGGGGVSTATATENGGGEFVDLRRRKTRSDSNGVLSGSDNPPSDDVGAPADVRDRIDSVVNDDAQGTTANLAGDNEIRETGGGGGRGGGGEGGRGNAETTYTYRPSVPAHRRARESPLSSDAIFKQSHAGLFNLCVVVLIAVNSRLIIENLMKYGWLIRTDFWFSSRSLRDWPLFMCCLSLSFFPLAAFTVEKLVLQKCISEPVVIFLHIIITMTEVLYPVYVTLRCDSAFLSGVTLMLLTCIVWLKLVSYAHTNYDIRTLANSADKVEEENAIYIYIFMGFIIEQYINPIVRNSKHPLKGDLLYAIERVLKLSVPNLYVWLCMFYCFFHLWLNILAELLCFGDREFYRDWWNAKSVGDYWRMWNMPVHKWMVRHIYFPCLRSKIPKTLAIIIAFLVSAVFHELCIAVPCRLFKLWAFIGIMFQVPLVFITNYLQERFGSTVGNMIFWFIFCIFGQPMCVLLYYHDLMNRKGSMA from the exons ATGGCGATTTTGGATTCTGGAGGCGGCGGCGTCAGCACCGCGACAGCGACGGAGAACGGTGGCGGAGAGTTTGTGGATCTTCGTCGACGGAAAACGAGATCGGATTCCAACGGAGTTCTTTCTGGTTCCGATAATCCACCGTCTGATGATGTTGGAGCTCCCGCCGACGTTAGGGATCGGATTGATTCCGTTGTTAACGATGACGCTCAGGGGACGACTGCTAATTTGGCCGGGGATAACGAAATTAGGGAaaccggtggtggtggtggaagagGCGGCGGCGGAGAAGGAGGGAGAGGAAACGCCGAGACTACGTATACGTATCGACCTTCGGTTCCTGCTCATCGGAGAGCTAGGGAGAGTCCACTCAGCTCCGACGCAATCTTCAAACAG AGCCATGCCGGATTATTCAACTTGTGTGTAGTAGTTCTTATTGCTGTTAACAGTAGACTCATCATCGAAAATCTGATGAAG TATGGTTGGTTGATCAGAACGGATTTCTGGTTTAGTTCAAGATCGTTGCGGGATTGGCCGCTTTTCATGTGTTG TCTCTCCCTTTCGTTCTTTCCTTTGGCTGCCTTTACCGTCGAGAAATTGGTACTTCAGAAATGCATATCTGAACCT GTTGTCATCTTTCTTCATATTATTATCACTATGACAGAGGTTTTGTATCCAGTTTACGTCACCCTAAG GTGTGATTCTGCCTTCTTATCAGGTGTCACATTGATGCTCCTCACTTGCATTGTGTGGTTAAAGTTGGTTTCTTATGCTCATACTAACTACGACATAAGGACCCTAGCCAATTCAGCTGAtaaggtagaagaagaaaatgcaatatatatatatata TTCATGGGATTTATAATAGAACAA TATATAAATCCTATTGTCAGAAACTCAAAGCATCCTCTGAAAGGGGATCTTCTATATGCTATTGAAAGAGTGTTGAAGCTTTCAGTTCCAAATTTATACGTGTGGCTCTGCATGTTCTACTGCTTCTTCCACCTTTG GTTAAACATATTGGCAGAGCTTCTCTGCTTCGGGGATCGTGAATTCTACAGAGATTGGTGGAATGCAAAAAGTGTGGGAGAT TATTGGAGAATGTGGAATATG CCTGTTCATAAATGGATGGTTCGACATATATACTTCCCGTGCCTGCGGAGCAAGATACCAAAG ACACTCGCCATTATCATTGCTTTCTTAGTCTCTGCCGTCTTTCATGAG CTATGCATCGCAGTCCCTTGCCGTCTCTTCAAGTTATGGGCTTTTATAGGGATTATGTTTCAG GTGCCTTTGGTCTTTATCACAAACTATCTACAAGAAAGGTTCGGCTCAACG GTGGGGAACATGATCTTCTGGTTCATCTTCTGCATATTCGGACAACCGATGTGTGTGCTTCTTTATTACCACGATCTGATGAACCGCAAAGGATCAATGGCATGA
- the LOC104747880 gene encoding uncharacterized protein LOC104747880, with protein sequence MEDFRSRSYGDGRTSDLQVQYSGHGRRSDGPDSFSGNGGMQDFRSYSTSYTEYPTRIPEDPTTNQKKGRSSSSSSSSWGGFVDPDLQRKKRVVSYRAYTVEGKLKGSFRKSFKWIKDKCNKLLN encoded by the coding sequence ATGGAAGACTTCAGATCCAGATCGTACGGTGACGGAAGAACGTCAGACCTTCAAGTACAATACTCAGGCCACGGCCGGCGATCTGACGGACCAGATTCATTCAGTGGTAACGGTGGTATGCAAGATTTTAGGTCTTACAGCACTTCCTACACGGAGTACCCGACCAGGATACCCGAAGACCCGACGACGAATCAGAAGAAaggaagatcatcatcatcttcatcgtcttcttggGGTGGTTTTGTGGATCCAGAtttacagaggaagaagagagttgtgagTTACAGAGCTTATACTGTTGAAGGTAAGCTTAAAGGCTCTTTCAGGAAAAGCTTCAAATGGATCAAAGATAAATGCAACAAATTGCTTAATTAA
- the LOC104747881 gene encoding casein kinase 1-like protein 5 translates to MEPRFGNKFRLGRKIGSGSFGEIYLGTDVQTNEEVAIKLESVKTAHPQLSYESRIYRVLQGGTGIPNMKWYGTEGDFNVLVMDLLGPSLEDLFGYCNRKFSLKTVLMLADQMINRLEFIHSKSYLHRDIKPDNFLMGLGRRANQVYIIDYGLAKKYRDSSTHRHIPYRENKSLIGTPRYASLNTHLGIEQSRRDDVESLGYILMYFLKGSLPWQGLKAGNKKQKYDKISEKKVSTSIETLCRGHPTEFASYFHYCRSLRFDDKPDYAYLKRLFRNLFIREGFQFDFVFDWTVFKYQQSQSGNPQPRPQDGGVGTSSGLNPAVGNSEKRPDVPNQRTNPDFTQKQKDKIVNESAVAKDKLLLGSLNLGRSEGSSSRRVVDSSSREPFSGGSDNANYETALKGIDGLRINNNAGDETAAAPHSNGDDVEPKAKLSD, encoded by the exons ATGGAACCTCGTTTTGGGAATAAGTTCCGCCTTGGCCGCAAAATTGGGAGCGGCTCATTCGGAGAGATTTACCTTG GAACTGATGTTCAGACTAACGAAGAGGTTGCTATTAAACTT GAGAGTGTGAAGACTGCGCATCCACAATTGTCATATGAGTCGAGGATTTATAGAGTTCTTCAGGGTGGAA CTGGGATTCCAAACATGAAATGGTATGGCACAGAGGGTGACTTCAATGTATTAGTGATGGATTTGCTTGGTCCTAGCCTTGAAGATCTGTTTGGTTATTGCAATAGGAAGTTTAGCTTGAAGACTGTTCTTATGCTAGCTGATCAAATG ATCAATCGTCTCGAGTTCATCCATTCTAAGTCGTATCTTCATCGAGATATAAAACCGGATAATTTCCTCATGGGTTTGGGAAGGCGGGCAAATCAG GTATACATCATAGACTATGGCTTGGCTAAGAAATACAGAGACAGCTCAACTCATAGACACATCCCATACAG GGAGAATAAAAGTCTAATTGGGACTCCGAGGTATGCCAGCTTGAACACTCACCTAGGGATCG AGCAAAGTCGGAGAGATGATGTAGAATCGCTTGGTTATATCCTCATGTACTTCCTCAAGGGAAG TCTCCCGTGGCAGGGACTGAAAGCTGGGAACAAGAAACAGAAGTATGATAAGATCAGCGAAAAGAAGGTTTCAACCTCCATCGAA ACGTTATGCAGAGGTCATCCTACAGAGTTTGCATCCTACTTCCATTACTGCCGCTCACTTAGGTTTGATGATAAGCCAGACTATGCATATTTGAAGAGACTATTCCGCAACCTCTTTATTCGTGAAG gttttcagtttgattttgtgtttgacTGGACAGTATTTAAGTATCAGCAATCACAATCTGGAAACCCTCAACCTCGTCCCCAG GATGGTGGTGTTGGAACTAGTTCTGGATTGAACCCTGCGGTCGGCAATTCTGAGAAGCGTCCAG ATGTCCCAAACCAGAGAACAAATCCGGATTTTACCCAGAAGCAGAAAGACAAGATTGTAAATGAATCTGCAGTTGCAAAGGATAAGCTG CTACTTGGATCCTTGAACTTGGGTCGATCAGAAGGATCATCATCAAGACGAGTTGTGGACTCGAGTAGCCGTGAACCATTCAGTGGCGGGAGTGACAATGCAAACTATGAAACCGCACTCAAAGGCATTGATGGTTTGCGGATCAATAACAATGCAGGCGATGAGACAGCAGCAGCGCCACATTCAAATGGAGACGATGTAGAACCCAAAGCAAAGCTCTCTGACTGA